The genomic DNA TCCTTGAGCGCAACCAGCTTCTCGCGGCTCGGGGCCTCATGGACGCGGTACATGACGGGCGCATTCTTCGCCTCCAGCGCCTTGGCGGCGGCGACATTGGCGGCGATCATATAATCCTCGATCAGCTTGTGCGCATCGAGCCGCTCGCGCGGCGCGACCGAGGCGATCCGCCCCTTCTCGTCCAGCTCGACCCGGCGCTCGGGGAGGTCGAGCTCCAGCGGCTCGCGCTTTTCCCGAGCCTTCAACAGCGCGCGCCAGCACGCCCAAAGCGGCTTCAGCGCCTGTTCCACCAGATCGGGATGCACGGGCGCAAGATCGTCATCGGACAGCGCGCAGGGAGAGGAAGCGACTTCTGCCAGATCCTCCCCGGCACGGGGAGGGGGACCGCTCGCGCCAGCGAGGGGTGGAGGGGGCTCTCCGCCCGCACGGCAGGTCTCGGATCCCCCTCCACCAGCTTCGCTGGCCCCCCTCCCCGTACCGGGGAGGATTTGATCCATCGCCGCCTGCGCATCCTCATAGGCAATGTTCGCCGCGACTCGGATGCGAGCGCGGGTGAAGCGCCAAGCCTTGAGCTGGCCGTCCTTCGCAATCGTCAGATGGCAGGCGAGCGCGGCGCGGTCCTTGCCGGCCTTCAGCGAGCAGATGTCCGCGGACAGTTCCTCCGGCAGCATCGGAACGACGCGATCGGGGAAATAGACGCTGTTGCCGCGCTTGCGCGCTTCCTTGTCGAGCGCGGAGCCGGGGCGGACGTAGAAACTGACGTCGGCGATCGCGACGATCGCTTTCCAGCCACCCGCGTTGGCGAGATCGTCGTCCGGCGCCGCCCAGACCGCATCGTCATGATCGCGCGCGTCGGCCGGGTCGATCGCCACAATCGGAAGATGCGTCAGATCCTCCCGCGCCCCAAGATCGCGCTTCGCGACCCGCTCGGCCTCCTCGACCACCGCATCGGGAAATTCGTGCGGGATACCATGCTTGTGGATGGCAATGAGGCTGAAGCTGCGCGGCGCGAACGGATCGCCGAGGATGTCGGTGACCCGCGCGGTGATCCGCGGCGGGCGCCCAGTCTTCTCGGCCAGCACCAGATCACCGGGCTCGGCCTTGCCGGCGTCGGACACAGGAAGCTCGCGCCGCTCCTTCTTCTCGACCGGGCGGAGCCACAGCCCCTTCCCTTCGGCGTGGAGCACGCCGAGCACCAGCTCGCTGCCCTTGAGCAGCTTCTTCATCGGATGCGCGACGATGCCATTGCCGCGCTCTTCGGTCCGCGCCAGCACGCGATCGCCGACGCCGAGCGCACCTCTGCGGCCGCGCTCCAGCAGCCGCAGCCGCGGTTCGGGCGCTTCGGCCTCCCACCGTTCGGGCACCGCCCAGACCTGCCCCGATTCGTCCACGTCGGTCACGCGCAGCACCGTCACCTTCGGTACGCCGCCCATCTTGTGGAAGGCGCGCCCGGGGGCGCTGTCGATCAGCCCCTCGTCGCCCATGTCGCGGAGCAAGTGCTTGAGCGCGATCTTCTCATTGCCCTTCAGCCCGAAGGCACGCGCGATCTCGCGCTTTCCGGCCGGCTGGTCGGATGCGCTGATGAAATCGAGGATCTGCTGCCGCGTCGGGAGACCGGCGGGTTTCTTGGCCATGCGCCCATGTCGGGCGCGGGCGCGCCCGGTGCAAGACGATTCAGGCTGAAACCACCTCCTGCTCGATAGTGCCGAAGATCGGATGACCGCTCTCGTCGTCCATCCAGATGCGGACGCTGTCGCCGGCTTTCAGGAACGGCGTCGCGGGCTTGCCATCGAGGATCGTCTCCACCGTGCGCACTTCGGCAAGGCACGAATAGCCCTTACCCCCGCGCGCGATCGGCTTGCCGGGGCCGCCATCGGCGTCGCGGTTGGAGACGGTGCCTGAGCCAACGATCGTCCCCGCACCGAGATTGCGCGTCTTGGCGAGGTGCGCGACCAGGGTACCGAAATCGAAGGTCATGTCCTCGCCCGCATCGGCGCGTCCGAAGGGCTCGCCGTTGAGATCGACCTTGAGCTCGCCGTGCAGCTTGCCGTCCTTCCAGCGATCGCCGAGCTCGTCAGGCGTGACGAACACCGGCGAGAGCGCGCTCGCCGGCTTCGACTGGAGAAAACCGAACCCCTTGGTGAGTTCGGCCGGGATGAGATTGCGGAGCGACACGTCGTTGACGAGGCCAATGAGCCGGACCGCGCCGAGCGCCGCCTCCCGCGATGCGCCGCGCGGCACGTCGCCGGTAACGACCACAACCTCCGCCTCGAGATCGCAGCCCCAGGCTTCGTCTGCGAGCGGGATGGGATCGCGCGGGCCAAGCATCTCGTCCGATGCGCCCTGATACATCAGCGGGTCGCTCCAGAAGCTTTCCGGCATTTCGGCGCCGCGTGCCTGCCGCACCAGCGCGACATGGTTCACATAGGCTGATCCGTCCGCCCACTGATAAGCGCGCGGAAGCGGCGCGGCTGCCATCCGCTCGTGGAAGCGCATCATCGGGATCGTCTCGTGCGCGAGATCGATGGCGAGCAGCTCCAGCGCGGGCGCGACATTCGCCCAATCGTCGAGCGCCGCCTGCAGCGTCGGCGCGATATGGCCGGCGTCCGCGCACCAGGCGAGGTCGCGGCTCACCACGACCAGCCGGCCATCGCGGCCCTTCTTGAGCGATCCGAGCTTCATGCACCTGTCTCCTCTTCACGCGGCAACTGGCATTTGCCGCCCCGCTTGGCTAGTGCCTGCCCGCAATCCCCCATCACCCGAAGGACTCGGACCCAGACATGCGCGACATCGACCATTTCATCGACGGCGGCCCACATGCGTCGGGCGATCGTCACGGCGACGTGTTCGATCCGAACAGCGGCCAGGTGCAGGCGCGCGTCCGACTGGGCACCGCCGCCGATCTCGAGAAGGCGATGGAGCGCGCCCGCGCCGCGCAGCCGGAATGGGCGGCGACCAACCCGCAGCGCCGCGCGCGGGTGATGTTCAAATTCAAGGAGCTGGTCGAGGCCAATATGGAAAGCCTCGCCGCGCTCCTCTCCTCCGAGCATGGCAAGGTAATCGCCGATTCCAAGGGCGACGTGCAGCGCGGGCTGGAAGTGATTGAGTTCGCCTGCGGCATCCCGCATGTGCTGAAGGGCGAATATACGCAGGGCGCGGGCCCGGGCATCGACGTATATTCGATGCGCCAGCCGCTCGGCATCGTCGCCGGCATCACGCCGTTCAACTTCCCGGCGATGATCCCGATGTGGATGTTCGGTGTCGCCATCGCCTGCGGCAACGCCTTCATCCTGAAGCCTTCCGAGCGCGACCCTTCGGTGCCGGTACGCCTCGCCGAGCTGATGAAGGAAGCGGGACTTCCCGACGGCGTGCTCCAGGTCGTCCACGGCGACAAGGAGATGGTCGACGCGATCCTCGACCATGACGACATCAAGGCGATCAGCTTCGTCGGCTCCTCCGACATCGCCCACTACATCTACTCGCGCGGCACCGCGAACGGGAAGCGGGTGCAGGCCTTCGGCGGCGCCAAGAACCACGGCATCGTCATGCCGGACGCCGATCTCGACATGGTGGTCAACGACCTCGCCGGCGCCGCCTTCGGATCGGCGGGCGAGCGCTGCATGGCGCTGCCGGTGGTCGTTCCGGTCGGCGACAAGACCGCCAATGCCCTGCGCGAAAAGCTGGTGCCCGCGATCGAGGGGCTGCGCGTCGGCGTCTCGACCGATGCCGAGGCACACTACGGCCCGGTCGTCACCCAGGCGCACAAGGAAAAGGTCGAAAGCTACATCCAGATGTGCGCCGACGAGGGCGGCGAGCTGGTGATCGACGGCCGCGGCTTCACGTTGCAGGGGCACGAGAAAGGCTTCTTCGTCGGTCCGACCTTCTTCGATCACGTGAAGCCGAGCTTCCGTTCCTACCAGGAAGAGATTTTCGGGCCGGTGCTCCAGATGGTCCGTGCCGAGAGTTTCGAGGATGCGGTGCGGCTGCCCAGCGAGCACCAATATGGCAACGGCGTCGCCATCTTCACCCGCAACGGCCACGCCGCGCGCGAGTTCGCGGCGCGCGTCAACGTCGGCATGGTTGGCATCAACGTGCCGATCCCGGTGCCGGTCGCCTATCACACCTTCGGCGGGTGGAAGCGTTCGGGCTTCGGCGACATCGACCAGCACGGGCCGGAGGGCGTGCGCTTCTGGACCAAGTCCAAGAAGATCACCCAGCGCTGGCCCGACGGGAGCGCCACGGGCGAGAATGCGTTCGTCATCCCGACGATGGGCTGAGCCCGTCGGTTAGGACGAGAGGAGCCGAGTGATGCGTAACGCCCTTCCCTTCGCGCTGGTGCTGGCGCTCGCAGCCTGCGGATCGCCGCCGGCTGAGCAGACCGCGCCGGTGACGAACGACATCGTGGCGAATGATGCCGAACCCGTGACCGACACGCCTGTGGCGCAGCCCACCGAGGCGAGCGGCGAAGCGACCCCAACGCCCTCCCCCGCCCCATCCGCATCGCCGATGCCGGAGCCCACCGCGACCGCGACGCCGGACGAACTCTCGGGCACGGCGACGATCCCCGCCGCCCTGCGCGGCCGCTGGGGCCTCGTGGCGGCGGATTGCACGTCCACGCGTGGCGACGCCAAGGGCCTGCTGCGGATCGCAGCAGACACCATCCGCTTCTACGAATCCCGCGCGAAGCTCGGCCGCGTCGTCGAACGCGACCGCTCGCGCATCGTCGCCGACTTCGATTTCGAGGGCGAAGGGCAGACGTGGGAACGCCGCCTGACGCTCGACGGACAGGATGGCGGCAAGACGCTCATCCGCCGCGACCAGGGCGACGACGCGATGCCCGGCCCGCTCCGCTACACGAGGTGCGAAACGCAATGAGCCAGTTCGATCTCACCGAAGAGCAGCGCCAGATCCAGGAGATGGCGCAGCAATTCACCGCCGACGCCATCACGCCGCATGCGGCGGAGTGGGACGAGAAGCACATCTTCCCGCGCGACACGATCCGCTCCGCCGCCGAGCTCGGCTTCGGCAGCATCTATGTTTCCGAGGAATCGGGCGGTATCGGGCTGGGCCGGCTGGAAGCCGCGCTGATCATGGAGGCGATGGCCTATGGCTGCCCTTCGACCAGCGCCTTCATCTCGATCCACAACATGGCGTCGTGGATGATCGACCGCTTCGGCGCGCAGGCAGTGAAGGATAAATATCTGCCGTCGATGGTGACGATGGAGCGGATCGGCTCCTACTGCCTCACCGAGCCCGGCTCGGGATCGGACGCCGCGGCGCTCAAGACCAAGGCAGTAAAAGACGGCAACCATTATGTCGTCACCGGCTCCAAGGCGTTCATCTCCGGCGGCGGCGAGAACGAGGTCTACGTCTGCATGGTCCGCACCGGCGTCGAGGGGCCCAAGGGCATTTCGTGCCTGGTGATCGAGAAGGACATGCCCGGCGTCAGCTTCGGCGCCAACGAGAAGAAGCTCGGCTGGCATTCGCAGCCGACCGCGCAGGTCAATTTCGACAGCGTCCGCGTGCCGGCGGAGAACCTCGTCGGCGGCGAGGGCGAGGGCTTCCGCATCGCCATGATGGGGCTCGACGGCGGCCGCCTTAACATCGGCGCGTGCAGCCTCGGCGGCGCGCAACGCTGCCTGGACGAAGCCATTGCCTACACCAAGGAGCGCAAGCAGTTCGGCCAGCCGATCGCCGATTTCCAGAACACCCAGTTCACGCTCGCCGACATGGATACAGACCTGCAAGCGGCGCGGATGCTGCTCTATGCGGCGGCGGTGAAGGTGACCGAGAATGCGCCCGACAAGACGCGGTTTGCGGCGATGGCCAAGCGGCTCGCCACCGACAGCGGCTCATCGATCGTCGACCGCGCGCTCCAGCTTCACGGCGGCTATGGCTATCTGCAGGATTACCCGATCGAGCGTTTCTGGCGCGATCTTCGCGTCCATTCGATCCTGGAAGGTACAAATCAGGTCATGCGGATGATCGTTGGCCGGGAGTTGACCCGCCAGTGAGCAGCGATGCGATGGAGAGCGGCGAGCGGATCGCCGCGCAGTGGAGTGCGGCGCTCGACAAGGTGAGTGCCGCGGCACAGGCTGCCGCGACGGCGCCGGCCGCAGCGGCGGCGACGAAGCCGTATGATCCCCTGGCGCTGTTCAAGACGATGGCGGAGTTCGCCGCTGGTTTCCGTCCCGAGCAGCTTTTGCAGGTGCAGATGGACGCCGCACGCGAGTGGACGAGCTTCTGGACCAACGCGCTGAC from Allosphingosinicella indica includes the following:
- a CDS encoding ribonuclease R family protein, encoding MAKKPAGLPTRQQILDFISASDQPAGKREIARAFGLKGNEKIALKHLLRDMGDEGLIDSAPGRAFHKMGGVPKVTVLRVTDVDESGQVWAVPERWEAEAPEPRLRLLERGRRGALGVGDRVLARTEERGNGIVAHPMKKLLKGSELVLGVLHAEGKGLWLRPVEKKERRELPVSDAGKAEPGDLVLAEKTGRPPRITARVTDILGDPFAPRSFSLIAIHKHGIPHEFPDAVVEEAERVAKRDLGAREDLTHLPIVAIDPADARDHDDAVWAAPDDDLANAGGWKAIVAIADVSFYVRPGSALDKEARKRGNSVYFPDRVVPMLPEELSADICSLKAGKDRAALACHLTIAKDGQLKAWRFTRARIRVAANIAYEDAQAAMDQILPGTGRGASEAGGGGSETCRAGGEPPPPLAGASGPPPRAGEDLAEVASSPCALSDDDLAPVHPDLVEQALKPLWACWRALLKAREKREPLELDLPERRVELDEKGRIASVAPRERLDAHKLIEDYMIAANVAAAKALEAKNAPVMYRVHEAPSREKLVALKDYLETFEIAFALGQVIRPATFNRLLERVGESDSRPEIMEQVLRTQTQAYYAPENHGHFGLALGSYGHFTSPIRRYADLVVHRSLVRAYGLGEGGLSDDEASSMSVTGELISSLERRAMEAERETIDRYVAAYLADRVGQIVRCRISGVQPFGFFATVEGLGGDGLVPAATLGGEYFRYDEASQGLIGDDTGTTFKPGQRLDLRLAEANPVSGALRFELPDSEAATSPRSGPIRDGKRTQGRRGRPSNIRHRGRR
- a CDS encoding fumarylacetoacetate hydrolase family protein, whose amino-acid sequence is MKLGSLKKGRDGRLVVVSRDLAWCADAGHIAPTLQAALDDWANVAPALELLAIDLAHETIPMMRFHERMAAAPLPRAYQWADGSAYVNHVALVRQARGAEMPESFWSDPLMYQGASDEMLGPRDPIPLADEAWGCDLEAEVVVVTGDVPRGASREAALGAVRLIGLVNDVSLRNLIPAELTKGFGFLQSKPASALSPVFVTPDELGDRWKDGKLHGELKVDLNGEPFGRADAGEDMTFDFGTLVAHLAKTRNLGAGTIVGSGTVSNRDADGGPGKPIARGGKGYSCLAEVRTVETILDGKPATPFLKAGDSVRIWMDDESGHPIFGTIEQEVVSA
- a CDS encoding CoA-acylating methylmalonate-semialdehyde dehydrogenase; protein product: MRDIDHFIDGGPHASGDRHGDVFDPNSGQVQARVRLGTAADLEKAMERARAAQPEWAATNPQRRARVMFKFKELVEANMESLAALLSSEHGKVIADSKGDVQRGLEVIEFACGIPHVLKGEYTQGAGPGIDVYSMRQPLGIVAGITPFNFPAMIPMWMFGVAIACGNAFILKPSERDPSVPVRLAELMKEAGLPDGVLQVVHGDKEMVDAILDHDDIKAISFVGSSDIAHYIYSRGTANGKRVQAFGGAKNHGIVMPDADLDMVVNDLAGAAFGSAGERCMALPVVVPVGDKTANALREKLVPAIEGLRVGVSTDAEAHYGPVVTQAHKEKVESYIQMCADEGGELVIDGRGFTLQGHEKGFFVGPTFFDHVKPSFRSYQEEIFGPVLQMVRAESFEDAVRLPSEHQYGNGVAIFTRNGHAAREFAARVNVGMVGINVPIPVPVAYHTFGGWKRSGFGDIDQHGPEGVRFWTKSKKITQRWPDGSATGENAFVIPTMG
- a CDS encoding acyl-CoA dehydrogenase family protein → MSQFDLTEEQRQIQEMAQQFTADAITPHAAEWDEKHIFPRDTIRSAAELGFGSIYVSEESGGIGLGRLEAALIMEAMAYGCPSTSAFISIHNMASWMIDRFGAQAVKDKYLPSMVTMERIGSYCLTEPGSGSDAAALKTKAVKDGNHYVVTGSKAFISGGGENEVYVCMVRTGVEGPKGISCLVIEKDMPGVSFGANEKKLGWHSQPTAQVNFDSVRVPAENLVGGEGEGFRIAMMGLDGGRLNIGACSLGGAQRCLDEAIAYTKERKQFGQPIADFQNTQFTLADMDTDLQAARMLLYAAAVKVTENAPDKTRFAAMAKRLATDSGSSIVDRALQLHGGYGYLQDYPIERFWRDLRVHSILEGTNQVMRMIVGRELTRQ